The sequence GCCGCAAGCGCCAGAACGCGCCCGCGAGACTCACGAACAGCATCGCCTCGAACGCAACGCCGATATAGCCCGTCTGCAGCCACGTATTGAGAAACAAGTTGTGCGCATGCGTGAGCGCCTGCGGCTCGATGCGCAGCAGCAACGGCGGCGCGGCGGCCGCGTACGCGTGCCCGGGAAGCGGCTTGCCGAAGCCCACGCCGAGCCAAGCATGGTGCCTGCCCTGCTCCGCGTAGAACGCCCAGAGCTTCGGGCGCGTGTCGGACGACAGCGTGTCGCCGAGCGCGTTCAGCTCGCCCGGCACGTAGACCCGCTGCCCCGCGACCGTGATGTCGCGCGCGGCCGACGACGCCGAAGCGCTCGCCGCCGACGCGGTCGGATCGCGCTCGCGCGCGCTGTATTCGAGCATGCCGAGCGCCGCGGCGCCGAGGACCGCGATCGCGACGACGCTCGCGCCGAGCCGCCGCCTATAGAGCGGATAGAACGCGACGACGAGCGTCGCGCCCGCTGCCGGCCAAAAGAAGCGATTCAGGCTCGCGAGCCCGACGAACCCGCACGCGACAAGCCCGATCACGCCGATCGCGCGCCAGCGCGCGCGCAGCAGCAACGCGGCGAACAGCGGCATCGCGAACACGACGAGCGTGCTCGTATGACCGACGCGGTTGTAGAAGCGAATCGGGAAGACGTCCGGCGTCGGCGGCTGCAGGCGCCCCCAATAGAACGCGCTCAGCAACGCGAGCAGCACGCACGCGCCCCACACGACGAGCACCGGCCGCTCGGGGCGCTCCACCCGCGAGCCGAACAACCAGAAACCCCAGAACGTGACGAGCGGATACAGCACCTCGTCGAACCATGCGCGCATGCTCACGTGCGGATACAGCGACCATCCGACCGACGCGAGGCTCCACGCGGCCCACGCAACGATCGGCAGAACGAGCGGCCATTGCCGGAACGGCGGCCGGTTCGCGGACAGGATGCCGGCGAGCGTGCCCGCGCCGATCAACGCGAGCGTCGTGTTGACGACTCCGTTCATGTGGCCGAACATCACGGCGAACATCAACGTGGGACAGGCAATCCAAAGCACGCGCTCGACGCGCGATGTCATTATCGTCATCGACTTGAACTTGACGGCGCAAGCGCCAGAACGTTTTGCAGCGCACGATGCGCCGCATCCACTGAAAGACGTCCCATGCAGTCCGCATGATCGCCGTGCCATGCGACGCAGGTCGACGCATTTCGATCGCAGCGCCGCACCCACTCGACATGACGCCGAAAAATCGACGGCTGGTCGCGGCACGGCATGTCCGCGATCGTCAGCGCGACGAACGGCGCGTCCTGCCAATAGCGCCCCGCGCCGTGAATGCCGGCGTTGCCGGGACCGAACAGCGCGACGGTCGGCACGCCGACGAGACGCGCGAGATGCGCGACGCCGGTGTCGGGACATACGACCGCCCGCGCACCATCCAGCAAATGCCACAGATCGGCGAGGCCGAGCCGGCCGGCAAGATTCGGCTGCCCCGGATCGGGGCCGATCTCGGCCACGAGCTCGACCTCGCTCGGCCCGCCGCTCCAGACGGGCAGATAGCCCGCCGCCTCCACGCGCGCGGCGAGCTCGAGCCAGCGCTCGGACGGCCAGCACTTGACCGTGGTGCTCGCGCCCGGATGAAGCACGACGTAGGGCCGCCCGCGCAACTCGGCGGGCAACTGCGCGCTCGCCTGCGGCGCGGGCCAGTCGGCCGGACGGTACGGCCGCGGCGCGGGCCCGTCGACGAGCTCGGCGGCGAAATCGGCCCACGCGGCGGGCGCGTCCGGATACGGAATCAGCTCGTCGACCGGCCAGTTCTTCCACGCGGGCGCGTCGCCCGCATGTGCGACGATCCAGCGACAGCCCGCGCCGAGCGCAAGCCAGCTGTGGCGGTTATCGCCCGCGACGATCCCGAGGTCGTACGGCCCCGACGCGAGCAGGCGCTTGACCGATGTGCCGTCGCGCGGATCGAACGCGAACGCGTCCACCCCGAACGGCCGCTTTGCATAAAGCGGCACAATCGCCTTCGGGCACGCCAGCACGATCTGCGCATCCGGGTGCTGCTCGCGCAGCTTCGCGACGAGCGGCGTCAGCAGCAGCGTATCGCCGAGCAGCAGATGATGCGCGATCAGGATGCGCCGCAGTTGCGCGGGCTTGCGGTGCAACGGCTTGAGGGCAAGCCTCGGCAGCGCTCGCGCGAAGATGTGGAACCGGCCGTGAAGTCTGCTCATTCGATTAATTCAACGGCTGATCGATTCCGCCACTTGAGATGCGATGCGCCGGAGGCCGGCCGAAAGCCGTTTCGTCATGCAGGATTTCCACGGTTCATATTGCGAAGAACAAACCAGAGGCCCCGTCACCCCGCAGGACATCCGCGAAACCGACGTGCATTTCTCAGTGCCGGGCCAGGACACGCGGCCCAGCCCGCGATGCGCTGCAAGCGCGATCGCGGGCTGGGCCGAACTGGCGGAGTATACCATCCGGCCCATGCGCTCCCGGCACCAATACCCTGATGAAAGACACGCCGTAAGCCACGCGCGAGCGCGCGTCATCGCGGTTCGTCGCGCCCGCGGCCTCCGGTCTCGGCGGCCAGGTCGAGTAATTGCTCGACGTGGCGCGCGACGCTCGAATCGTACCGGATGGCCGCGTGCGCCGCCGCGCTCGATTCGACGTGCGCCGCGCCCGCCCTCGCCCGCTGCACCGCGTCGCCCAACGTCGCGCGCAACCCGGCCGCATCGCCGGGGGTGAACACGAGCTTCGCCGACGGCGCGATCGCGTCGCAGCAGCCGATGTTCGACGACAGAATGACAGGCGTGCCGCACATCACCGATTCGATGCCGACGAGCCCGAACGGCTCGTATTTCGATGCGAGGATCGTGAAATCGGCGGCGCGGTAACCGTCCTCGATGTCCTTCACGTAGCCGACGTAGCGCAGCCGCTGCGACGTCCGCTCCGGCGGCCTGCCCGCGACCGCGACGACGACGGGCGGCCCACCGTCGCGCAGCACCGCTTCGATGAGCGGCAGCCCTTTGCGCTCGTGGCTGCTCGACGGGAACAGGAGCACGATCTCGTCGTCGGCGAAGCCGAAGCGCCTGCGTAGCTCGGCGCGGCGCGCGGCGCCGACCGGCGCGAAGCGCGCGGCGTCGACGGGCGGGAACAACACGCGGATCTTGTCGTCGCCGAGCCCGTAGAAACGACGCAGTTCGTCGCGCATCAGCACCGAGTGCGCAACGACGAAGCGCGCACGTTCATATTGACGGCGCTCGAGCGCGATCTGGCGGCGATCGAAGAAGGTCGGCGTACGACCGAGCGCGTCGAGAAATCCGAGATGGGTGCCGCCGCAGATCGCGATCTCCGACGAATCGACCCGGTTGCAGCCGATCAGCACGTCGACGGGTGACGCGCGGCGGGCGACGCGCAGCCGCCACGAAAACCAGGCGTCGCGGCACTTGCCGGGCAGGAACGACACGTTGATGCGGTGCGGCTCGACGCGCCCGTACTCCGGCACCGACGGATCGAACGAACGCGCAAAAACCGCAGGCCGAAACCCGACATCGGCCAGACCGCGCGCGAGGTCGATCGCGTAGCGCTCGAGCCCGCCGCCGTACCTGAACGCATTGCAGGACAGGCCGATCTTCATCGCGCGGCGATCGGGCTCGCCAGGGACCCGTCCGCCCGGAAGTCCGCCGCTCACCCTGCGTCCTGCTGGAACTGAATGCGATGCAAATGCGCGTACAACCCGCGCTGCTCGAGCAGTTCGCGATGGCTGCCGCTTTCGACGATCTTGCCCCCTTCGAGCACGAGAATCCGGTCCGAGCGTTCGATCGTCGACAGACGGTGCGCGATCACGAGCGTCGTACGCCCCTTCATCAGCGTCTCGAGCGCGGCCTGCACGTGCCGCTCGGATTCGGAATCGAGCGCGGATGTCGCCTCGTCGAGAATCAGGATCGGCGCATCCTTGTAGATCGCGCGCGCGATCGCGAGCCGCTGGCGCTGGCCGCCCGACAGCCGCATCCCGTTGTCGCCGACGAGCGTGTCGATGCCTTCCGGCATCGCGGTGACGGTGTCCCACAGATTCGCGGCGCGCAGCGCCGCCTCGACGCGATCGCGCTCCGGCGTCTGGCCGTATGCGACGTTCGCCGCGATCGAATCGTTGAACAGCACGACGTCCTGGCTCACCATCGCGATCTGGTTGCGCAGGTCGTGCAGGCTGTACTCGGGAAGCGCGACGCCGTCGACGCGCACCGAGCCCGACGACGGGTCGAAAAAGCGCGGCAGCAGATTGACGAGCGTCGTCTTGCCGCTGCCCGACGGCCCGGCAAGCGCGACCATCTCGCCCGGCGCGACGGTAAACGACACGTCGTCGAGCGTCTGCCGGCCGTCGCGCGGCATGCCGTACGAGAACGACACGTGGCTGAACTCGATCGCGCCCGACGCGCGCGCGAGCGGCTTGCCGCCGCCTTCCGGCTCGCGCGGCTCGTCGATCAGCCCGAAGATCAGCTCGGCCGCGGTCATCCCGCGCTGCAGCGGCTGGTTCACGTCCATCAGGTGCTTGAGCGGCGAAATGATGAGCAACATCGCGGTCACGAACGCGACGAAACCGCCGACCGTCGTCTGATCGTTCGCCGACTGGACCACCGCGATCGTCAGCACGATTGCGAGCGCGATTGACGCGAGAAACTGCGTGAGCGGCTGCGCCAGCCCGCCCGACACCGTCATCCGCATCGAATAGCCGCGCAGCTTGCGGCTCAGTTCGTTGAAGCGCCCGATCTCGTATGGCTCGCCGTTGTGGACCTTGACGACCTTGTAGCCGCCGACCGTCTCCTCGACGATGTACGCGAGCTGGTTCGTGAGCATCTGGTGCTCGCGATTCAAACGGCGCAGCCGCCGGTTGATCTTGCCGACGAGCCAGCCGATGCAGGGCAGCAGGATCGCGACGATGAGCGTCAGCCGCCAGTTCAGATAGAACAGGTAGCCGAGCAGGAAGACGACCGTCAGCGAATCGCGCACGAGCGTGATCGTGACGCTCATCAGCACGCTCAGCACCTGGTTCACTTCGAACACGATCGCGTTGATCACCGTGCTCGCCGTCTCGCGCTGGAAGAACGACACGCCGGTATGGATCATCCGCTCGAACATCTGGATGCGCAGATCGAGCAGGATGCGATTCGACACGTACTGCAGCAGATAGCCGGACGCGTATTGCGCAAGCGCTCGCGCAAGCGCGAGGCCGACGACTGCGGCGGGCACGTACAGCTTCGTCGTCATGTCGCCCTTCGAGCCGAAGCCGTGGTCGAGAAGCGGCTTCAGCAGCGCCGGAATCCCGGCTTCCGTCGCGGCGACCGCGGCCATCGCGAGCACGCCGGCAACGAGCACCCAGACGAGCGGTTTCACATACGGCCAGAGGCGGCGCATCACGACGGCGGGCGACGACGCGTCCTGGCCGCCGATCGGTTTGCTTAGGGTAGGCTTGACGCTCAAAATGCCCTCAAATGAATCCGGAAAACGTGCTGGAGGTCAGTAGACGATCTCGACGACGCTGCCGCCGAACGCCGCGCGCAGATCGGCGAGCAACGCGTCGCTCGGCTTCACGCGCCACGCGTCGCCCAAGCGCATCTCGCCTTGCGCGCGCGCGTTGCTGTAGGCGATCCGCACGGCGAGGCCGTTCGGTATCACGGGCTGCGCGCGCCGCCCGCCGTCGCGGCCGCCGCGCGGCGCCGGCGCTTCGGCTGCCGGCGTCTCGTCGGGCTTCGCGACGTGCGCTTCGAGCACGCGGCGCAGCGCCGCCGCGTCCGCGTTGCCGTTCATCGTCATGCGCACCGCCTGCGCGTAACGGCTGCGCGCGCGCTCGATATCCATCACCGAATCAGCCGTGAAGCGGATTCCGCCCGTGAACGCATCGTTGCGCGCCTGCCCCTGGACGATCAGCAGCTCGTCTTCCTTGAAAAGCGCGCGGTTGACGTCGAACTGCTCGTTGAACACGGTGACTTCGCACTGGCCGGTGCCGTCGTCGAGCAGCGCGATCACCATCTTGCCGCGCTGCGTCATCTGCGTGCGCAGCGACGCGATCACGCCCGCCACCACCTTGTCGCGCCCTTCCTTCAGCTCGCCGAGCTTCTGGCGCACGAAACGGCGCACTTCGTCGCGGTATGCGTCGAACAGGTGGCCGGACAGATAGAAGCCGAGCGCGCTCTTCTCTTCCTGCAGGCGGCGCTTGTCGTCCCATGCGGGCTCGTCGACGAGCGCGTGCTGGTGCGCGGGCTCGCCGCCGATGTCGAAGAGCCCCGCCTGCAGCGCATTCGCGGCCGCCTGCTCGGCGGCCTCCATCGCGAGCGGCACCGACGCGAGCAATTGCGCGCGGCTCGCGTGCAGCGAATCGAACGCGCCCGCGCGAATCAGCGCCTCGATCGTCCGGCGGTTCACGACGCGCCGGTCGATCCGCTCGCAGAAGTCGAACAGATCGGCAAACGGCTTTTCCTCGCGCGCGCGCAGGATTTCCTCGATCGCGTTCTGGCCGCTGCCCTTGATCGCGCCCAGGCCGTAGCGAATCGTGCGCGAGCGCTTGCCGCCGGCCTCCGCGACCGGCTCGAAACGGTAGTGCGACTGGTTGATGTCCGGCGGCAGCACCGCAAGGTTGTTCAAGACGCAGTCGTCGTACAGGATCTTCACCTTGTCGGTGTCGTCCATCGCGAGCGTCATGTTGGCCGCCATGAATTCGGCCGGATGGTGCGCCTTCAGCCACGCGGTGTAGTACGCGAGCAGCGCGTAGGCGGCCGCGTGCGATTTGTTGAAGCCGTAGCCCGCGAACTTCTCCATCAAGTCGAAGATTTCGTCGGACTTCTCGCGCGCGAGGCCGTTCTTCGCGGCGCCCTCGGCGAAGATCTCGCGGTGCTTGGCCATCTCCTCGGGCTTCTTCTTGCCCATCGCGCGGCGCAGCAAGTCTGCGCCGCCGAGCGAGTAGCCGCCGATGATCTGCGCCATCTGCATCACCTGCTCCTGATAGACCATGATCCCGTAGGTCTCTTTCAGGACGGGTTCGACGCGCATGTCGGGATACTCGACCTTCTCGCGCCCGTGCTTGCGCGCGCAGAAGCTCGGAATCAGGTCCATCGGGCCCGGACGGTACAACGACACGAGCGCGATGATGTCCTCGAAGCGGTCGGGCTGCGCATCCTTCAGCATGCCCTGCATGCCGCGGCTTTCCAGCTGGAACACGGCGACCGTGTTCGCCTTCTTCAGGATCTGGAACGAAGTGGGATCGTCGAGCGGCACCTGCGCGAGCGACCAGTCGGCCTTCGTCGGATCGAGCCGGCGGATGTAGCGCTCGGCCCAGTCGAGAATCGTGAGCGTCGTGAGGCCCAGAAAGTCGAACTTCACGAGGCCGACGGCTTCGACGTCGTCCTTGTCGTACTGGCTGACGACGCCGCCCTCATCGCCCTGCGTGTAGAGCGGGCAAAAGTCGGTCAGCTTGCCGGGCGCGATCAGCACGCCGCCCGCGTGCATCCCGACGTTGCGCGTCAGGCCCTCGACGCGCTGCGCGAGATCGAGCAACTGGTGGACTTCGTCTTCGTTGTCGTAGCGCTCCTGCAGGAGCGGCTCTTCCTTCATCGCGTCGGCGATCGTCACGTGCTTGCCCGGCTTGAACGGGATCAGCTTCGCGACGCCGTCGGTGAACATGTAGCCGAGGTCGAGCACGCGCCCGATGTCGCGCACGGCCGCCTTCGCGGCCATCGTGCCGAACGTCGCGATCTGCGACACGGCATCCGCGCCGTACTTCTCCTTCACGTACTGGATCACGCGGTCGCGGCCGTGCTGGCAGAAGTCGATGTCGAAGTCGGGCATCGACACCCGCTCCGGATTCAGGAAACGCTCGAACAGCAGGTTGTAGCGCAGCGGATCGAGATCCGTGATGCCGAGCGAGTACGCGACGAGCGAGCCCGCGCCCGAGCCCCGGCCGGGGCCCACCGGCACGCCATTGTTCTTCGCCCAGTTGATGAAGTCCGCGACGATCAGGAAGTAGCCCGGAAAGCCCATCTTCTTGATCGTGCCGCACTCGAAATCGAGGCGCTGATAGTACGTGTCGCGCTGCGCTTCGCGCGCGGCCTCGTCCGGATAGAGCTGCGCGAGGCGCTTCTCGAGCCCCTCCTTCGACAACTGCACGAGGTAGTCGTCGAGCGACATCCCGTCGGGCGTCGGGAAGAGCGGCAGCTTCGGCTTGCCGAGCTCGAGCGTCAGGTTGCAGCGCTTCGCGATCTCGACCGTGTTCGCGAGCGCCGACGGCAGGTCGGCGAACAGCGCGACCATGTCGTGCTGCGTGCGGAAGAATTGATCGGTCGTGAAGCGCTTCTGGCGGCGCGGATTCGCCAGGATGTCGCCTTCCGAGATGCACACGCGCGCCTCGTGCGCGGTGAAATCGTCGGTCGTCATGAACTGCAGCGGATGCGTCGCGACGACGGGCAGCTTCAGCTCGGCGGCGATCGTCACCGCCTGCTGGATGTACGCTTCGGCGCCCGGCTGGCCGTAGCGCTGCAATTCGATGTAGAAACCGCCCGGAAACGTCTTCGCCCAGCGCTCGGCATGGCGGCGCGCGGCCGCTTCGTTGCCGGCCGCGAGCGCGAGGCCGATATCGCCCTGCTGCGCGCCGGACAGCGCGAGCAGCCCTTCGGCGAGCTCGCCTTCGAGCCAGCTCGCGTCGAGCTCCGCGCGGCCGCGATACTGGTTCGTGAGCCACGCCTTCGACAGCAGCTCGCAAAGATTCAGGTAGCCGCGCTTGTCCTTGACGAGCAGCAGCAGCCGCGACGGCTTGTCGCGATCGTCGTGGTTCGTGATCCAGACGTCGCAGCCGGCGATCGGCTTGATGCCCGCGTCGCGGGCTTCCTTGTAGAAACGGACGAGACCGAACGCGTTGCCGAGGTCGGTGAGGGCGAGCGCGCCCTGACCGTCTTCGGCCGCCGCCTTGACGATATCGTCGAGACGCACGATGCCGTCGGCAATCGAGAATTCGGAGTGAACGCGAAGATGAACGAAACGGGGATCTGACATGGGCGCTATTGTATCCGGCCCGGGGGCCCGGCACCGTTCGCGCCGGCCAAAAAAACGCGACGTTGGCCGTTCGGCCGAGCGCCGGCGCGGGCCGGCGGGCGGCGACGGCGCGCGAGACGGCGATTCGCGCGGCC comes from Burkholderia savannae and encodes:
- a CDS encoding O-antigen ligase family protein, producing MTIMTSRVERVLWIACPTLMFAVMFGHMNGVVNTTLALIGAGTLAGILSANRPPFRQWPLVLPIVAWAAWSLASVGWSLYPHVSMRAWFDEVLYPLVTFWGFWLFGSRVERPERPVLVVWGACVLLALLSAFYWGRLQPPTPDVFPIRFYNRVGHTSTLVVFAMPLFAALLLRARWRAIGVIGLVACGFVGLASLNRFFWPAAGATLVVAFYPLYRRRLGASVVAIAVLGAAALGMLEYSARERDPTASAASASASSAARDITVAGQRVYVPGELNALGDTLSSDTRPKLWAFYAEQGRHHAWLGVGFGKPLPGHAYAAAAPPLLLRIEPQALTHAHNLFLNTWLQTGYIGVAFEAMLFVSLAGAFWRLRRDVPAVSAGGLALVVGMIAKNTVDDFMWQTTMLAFWSFAGFLLGCGERDARMPRALRSADAR
- a CDS encoding glycosyltransferase family 4 protein — protein: MKIGLSCNAFRYGGGLERYAIDLARGLADVGFRPAVFARSFDPSVPEYGRVEPHRINVSFLPGKCRDAWFSWRLRVARRASPVDVLIGCNRVDSSEIAICGGTHLGFLDALGRTPTFFDRRQIALERRQYERARFVVAHSVLMRDELRRFYGLGDDKIRVLFPPVDAARFAPVGAARRAELRRRFGFADDEIVLLFPSSSHERKGLPLIEAVLRDGGPPVVVAVAGRPPERTSQRLRYVGYVKDIEDGYRAADFTILASKYEPFGLVGIESVMCGTPVILSSNIGCCDAIAPSAKLVFTPGDAAGLRATLGDAVQRARAGAAHVESSAAAHAAIRYDSSVARHVEQLLDLAAETGGRGRDEPR
- a CDS encoding glycosyltransferase family 9 protein codes for the protein MSRLHGRFHIFARALPRLALKPLHRKPAQLRRILIAHHLLLGDTLLLTPLVAKLREQHPDAQIVLACPKAIVPLYAKRPFGVDAFAFDPRDGTSVKRLLASGPYDLGIVAGDNRHSWLALGAGCRWIVAHAGDAPAWKNWPVDELIPYPDAPAAWADFAAELVDGPAPRPYRPADWPAPQASAQLPAELRGRPYVVLHPGASTTVKCWPSERWLELAARVEAAGYLPVWSGGPSEVELVAEIGPDPGQPNLAGRLGLADLWHLLDGARAVVCPDTGVAHLARLVGVPTVALFGPGNAGIHGAGRYWQDAPFVALTIADMPCRDQPSIFRRHVEWVRRCDRNASTCVAWHGDHADCMGRLSVDAAHRALQNVLALAPSSSSR
- the dnaE gene encoding DNA polymerase III subunit alpha codes for the protein MSDPRFVHLRVHSEFSIADGIVRLDDIVKAAAEDGQGALALTDLGNAFGLVRFYKEARDAGIKPIAGCDVWITNHDDRDKPSRLLLLVKDKRGYLNLCELLSKAWLTNQYRGRAELDASWLEGELAEGLLALSGAQQGDIGLALAAGNEAAARRHAERWAKTFPGGFYIELQRYGQPGAEAYIQQAVTIAAELKLPVVATHPLQFMTTDDFTAHEARVCISEGDILANPRRQKRFTTDQFFRTQHDMVALFADLPSALANTVEIAKRCNLTLELGKPKLPLFPTPDGMSLDDYLVQLSKEGLEKRLAQLYPDEAAREAQRDTYYQRLDFECGTIKKMGFPGYFLIVADFINWAKNNGVPVGPGRGSGAGSLVAYSLGITDLDPLRYNLLFERFLNPERVSMPDFDIDFCQHGRDRVIQYVKEKYGADAVSQIATFGTMAAKAAVRDIGRVLDLGYMFTDGVAKLIPFKPGKHVTIADAMKEEPLLQERYDNEDEVHQLLDLAQRVEGLTRNVGMHAGGVLIAPGKLTDFCPLYTQGDEGGVVSQYDKDDVEAVGLVKFDFLGLTTLTILDWAERYIRRLDPTKADWSLAQVPLDDPTSFQILKKANTVAVFQLESRGMQGMLKDAQPDRFEDIIALVSLYRPGPMDLIPSFCARKHGREKVEYPDMRVEPVLKETYGIMVYQEQVMQMAQIIGGYSLGGADLLRRAMGKKKPEEMAKHREIFAEGAAKNGLAREKSDEIFDLMEKFAGYGFNKSHAAAYALLAYYTAWLKAHHPAEFMAANMTLAMDDTDKVKILYDDCVLNNLAVLPPDINQSHYRFEPVAEAGGKRSRTIRYGLGAIKGSGQNAIEEILRAREEKPFADLFDFCERIDRRVVNRRTIEALIRAGAFDSLHASRAQLLASVPLAMEAAEQAAANALQAGLFDIGGEPAHQHALVDEPAWDDKRRLQEEKSALGFYLSGHLFDAYRDEVRRFVRQKLGELKEGRDKVVAGVIASLRTQMTQRGKMVIALLDDGTGQCEVTVFNEQFDVNRALFKEDELLIVQGQARNDAFTGGIRFTADSVMDIERARSRYAQAVRMTMNGNADAAALRRVLEAHVAKPDETPAAEAPAPRGGRDGGRRAQPVIPNGLAVRIAYSNARAQGEMRLGDAWRVKPSDALLADLRAAFGGSVVEIVY
- the msbA gene encoding lipid A export permease/ATP-binding protein MsbA, with the protein product MSVKPTLSKPIGGQDASSPAVVMRRLWPYVKPLVWVLVAGVLAMAAVAATEAGIPALLKPLLDHGFGSKGDMTTKLYVPAAVVGLALARALAQYASGYLLQYVSNRILLDLRIQMFERMIHTGVSFFQRETASTVINAIVFEVNQVLSVLMSVTITLVRDSLTVVFLLGYLFYLNWRLTLIVAILLPCIGWLVGKINRRLRRLNREHQMLTNQLAYIVEETVGGYKVVKVHNGEPYEIGRFNELSRKLRGYSMRMTVSGGLAQPLTQFLASIALAIVLTIAVVQSANDQTTVGGFVAFVTAMLLIISPLKHLMDVNQPLQRGMTAAELIFGLIDEPREPEGGGKPLARASGAIEFSHVSFSYGMPRDGRQTLDDVSFTVAPGEMVALAGPSGSGKTTLVNLLPRFFDPSSGSVRVDGVALPEYSLHDLRNQIAMVSQDVVLFNDSIAANVAYGQTPERDRVEAALRAANLWDTVTAMPEGIDTLVGDNGMRLSGGQRQRLAIARAIYKDAPILILDEATSALDSESERHVQAALETLMKGRTTLVIAHRLSTIERSDRILVLEGGKIVESGSHRELLEQRGLYAHLHRIQFQQDAG